The following are encoded together in the Humulus lupulus chromosome 5, drHumLupu1.1, whole genome shotgun sequence genome:
- the LOC133779883 gene encoding expansin-like B1, with product MRISCKFPGYSVTYKINENNNYPHYLALSVLYVSGHNETTAVELWQEDTKQWKPKRRAYGAVWDMKNPPSGSITLRFQATTSSGYAYSLSEIPSDKLHRDPIESRSNLPPDPLSAATTSVKLLLVPKLKLQEKNQTKNTKIKMI from the exons ATGAGGATCTCTTGCAAGTTCCCAGGCTACAGTGTCACCTACAAGATCAATGAAAACAACAATTATCCACACTACTTGGCTTTAAGTGTTTTATACGTAAGCGGCCACAACGAAACCACAGCAGTTGAATTGTGGCAG GAGGATACCAAACAATGGAAGCCCAAGCGTAGAGCCTATGGGGCAGTGTGGGACATGAAAAATCCACCAAGTGGATCGATCACCTTGAGGTTCCAAGCTACAACCAGTTCAGGGTATGCTTATTCG CTTTCTGAAATCCCTTCAGACAAGCTACACCGAGATCCCATCGAATCACGATCTAATCTTCCACCAGATCCACTTTCAGCTGCAACTACCTCAGTAAAACTACTCCTTGTACCTAAACTGAAACTCCAAGAAAAAAACCAGACCAAAAATACCAAGATAAAGATGATATAG